The sequence below is a genomic window from Rhodococcus sp. 4CII.
AACAATGTTTTCGAAACCCTCGCCCGGCGCAGCAGGTCGCTCATCGATCTGCAACTGGAGATGATCGAACAACTCGAGTTCGAAGAGCGTGACCCCGAGCGCCTCGACAACCTCTTCCGACTCGACCACCTCGCCACACGGATGCGCAGAAACGGCGACAACCTGCTGATCCTGGCGCCCGTCCGGATCACCTCCGCGAAAATCGTCATCGCTGGCGGATTCGGTGTCGGGAAAACGACCCTGGTGGGAGCGGTGTCCGAGATCGTTCCATTGCGGACTGAAACGATGATCACCTAGGCCAGCACCGGAGTCGACAGCGTCTTGGCGACTCCAGGGAAGACGACCACCACCGTCGCTATGGACTTCGGGCGCCTCACGCTGGCCGATGATTTGATCCTCTATCTGTTCGGAACGCCCCGGCCAGAACCGGTTCTGGTTCATGTGGGATGACCTCGTACGCGGTGCGATCGGTGCGATAGTGCTGATCGACACTCGTCGTCTCGACGACAGTTTCGCCGCTGTCGATTACTTCGAATCCCGCGGGCTTCCTTTTGTGGTGGCCGTCAACGAGTTCGACGATGCACCGCGATACCCTCTCGACGATATACGGGCGGCGCTCGCGATTGCCGTCGGAGTGCCGATTGTCGGTGTCGACGCACGGAGCCGTGCGTCGGTCCGGAACACTCTTCTCGAGATCGCGGCATGTGCCCTCGAGGCATTGAACGCCGCGACGGCGCCCCATTGACAACAGGCGCGTAGGTGCACGAACTCCGAAGCTCTTCGGTATCCGGCACGGTGGTGGGCGCAAAGGAAGCGAAACAGTGGGGATAGAGACTCAGGAGATCCCCGACGCCGAATTATGGGGTCTGCCGGGCGCTGCCGGCACGTCATGAAAGGTCGACAGCGCTCCCAAGGCGGTTGCGCCGCGACCGCGGATACGTGGGCGGACCCTACACATGTCAGCGGTCATGTAATTCCCCAGGTTGAGGGGTTCGGCCGTCACGTAATTCCCCACCCTGCCGTCACGTAATTCCCCACCCTGGGGCGTGTCGGCCGGGGTTCGGGTGCTGCTGCAGGTTCGCTCCTGACTGGGCCATCGACAACGGGCCCGGGAAGGGGCCTGACGGTGGCAAGGAGAACGTGGACGATGACCGATCTGATGGAGTTGTTCCGGCACTGGCATGCCGGCCGGTCCCAGGTGCAGATCTCGACGGCCCTGGGGATCGACCGCAAGACGATCCGGAAATACCTGGCACCCGCGTTGGCGGCGGGGCTGGCGCACGGCGAGGGCGGGAAGTTCGACGAGGCCCTCTGGCGGGAGCTGATCTCGGGGTGGTTTCCGGAGGTCGGCGACCCGTCGGCGAGGGCGGTGACGTGGCCGGCGATCGCCGCGCACCACGACTGGATCAACGGGCAGCTGACCGCGTCGGTGACGGTCGCGACGATTGCGCAACGCCTACGTGACGACCACGGCGTCGCGGTGTCCGAGTCGACGGTACGTCGTTATGTGGCAGCGCGATTCGCCGATCAGGTGGCGGAGACGAAGGTGACGGTGCCCCGTGGCCCGGTCCCGCCCGGCGACGAGGCCCAGGTCGACTACGGCAAGCTCGGCATGTGGCGGGATCCGGCCACCGACCGTCGGGTGGCGGTATGGGCGTTCGCGATGATCCTGACCTGCTCGCGGATGCTGTTCGTCCAGCCGGTGCTGCGGATGGACCAGACCTCGTGGTGCGCCTCGCACGTCGCGGCGTTCGAGCTCTTCGGCGGCGTCCCGGCCCGGATGGTGTGCGACAACCTCAAAACCGGGGTCGACCGGCCGGACCTGTACGACCCGAAGATCAACCGCGCCTATGCCGAGCTCGCCCGGTTCTACGGGCTGTTGATCGACCCGGCTCGCGCCGGCAAGCCGAAGGACAAACCGCGGATCGAGCGTCCGATGCCCTATATCCGCGACTCGTTCTTCAAGGGCCGGGAGTTCACCTCACTGGCGCAGATGCAGGACGCCGCCCTGGCCTGGTGCACCGATGTCTACGGCCGGCACCAGCACCGCGGTCTCGACGGAGCGCAGCCGACAGCGGTGTTCGAGGCCATCGAAAAGCACCGTCTCACACAGCTTCCACCGCGACCATTCGAACCGGTCCTCTATCAGGCCGGGAAGGTTGCCCCGGACTGTCATGTCAAGGCCGGCAAGGCCCTGTATTCGGTGCCCTGGCGGCTGATCGGCCAGCAGGTGCTGATTCGCACCAGCGGCGACGTGGTGCAGATCTTCCATACCGAGCAGGTGGTCGCCACCCACGTGCTGCACCTGTCGGGGCGGTCGACGAACCCCGAGCACTACCCGCCGCACAAGATCGCCTACACACTGCAGACCGTGTCCTGGTGCAGGGCGCAGGCCGAGCAGATCGGTCCCGGCGCGGTCGCCGTGGTCGCCGAGTTGTCGCAGGTAAACGCGTTGCATCGGCTGCGGGCGATCCAGGGCATCGTCCGGCTGCGGGACCGCTACGAGGATCGGCGCCTGAATGCGGCGTGCGCCCGTGCCCTCGAGGTCGGGGACCCCAGCTACCGCACCGTCAAGGGCATCCTCGCCGCCGGCACCGAACACGACGGACAGCCCGCCCCGGCCGCCGCGCCGGCGCCGGCGTTCCTGCGCGGACCCGACGCCTTCGACGCCGAACGCACCGCCTGATCTCGACTCCACCCAACTGTCCTGCAATCACGTTGAACCAGGAGGTTTCTGTGATGACCATTCATGATCCCAGCCTGCGTGCTGCACTGAAGACATTGAAGTTGACCGGGATGCTCGACACGCTCGATGCCCGGCTCGCCCAAACCCGGGACGGGCAGCTCGGACACCTCGAATTCCTCCAAGTGCTGTGTGAGGACGAAATCGCCCGCCGGGAAACGGCGGCGCTGGCCCGCCGGCTGCGGCGGGCCAGGTTCGAGCAACAGGCCACGTTCGAGGACTTCGATTTCACGGCGAACCCGAAACTCCCGGCGGCGATGCTGCGGGACCTGGCCGCCCTGCGCTGGCTCGACGCCGGCGAGTCGGTCATTCTCTACGGACCCGTTGGGGTCGGCAAAACCCATGTGGCACAAGCACTCGGGCATCATGTCGCCCGCCGCGGTGGGGACGTGCGTTTCGTCAAGTGCTCCCGCATGCTTGCCGACCTCGCCGGTGGCCATGCCGACCGCACCATCGGTCAGCGGATGCGCGAATACACCCGTCCGCTGGTGTTGATCATCGACGACTTCGCGATGCGCGAGCACACCACCACCCAGTCGGATGACCTCTACGATCTCGTCTCCGACCGGGCGATCGCCGGCAAACCGCTGATTCTGACGAGCAACCGCGCCCCGAAGGACTGGTACCCGCTGTTCCCGAACCCGGTCGTCGCCGAGTCGCTCCTCGACCGGCTCATCAACACCAGCCACCAAACCCTGATGGACGGACCGTCCTACCGACCCCGCAAACGACCCGGACATCGCACCGCCGGCGCAACCTGATCCGCACCCCCACCCGCTCGGGTTACCCTCGACTCAGCACGCCCGAGCATGGGGAATTACGTGACGGACACCCCTGGGGAATTACGTGACGGTCGACAGGTGGTGGCCAGCCGGGCACCAGAACCGCCCAACGGGTGACCGATCGCGATGGCGCCGCCGTTCACGTTGACCTTCTCCAGAGGCGCTCGCGTCTCTGCCTGCCAGGCCAGGACCACGGACGCGAAAGCTTCGTTGACCTCGAACACATCGATGTCGTCGACAGTAAGACCGGCGCGATCCAAGACCTTCTGCGTCGCCGGGATGATGCCGGTCAGCATGAAGATCGGATCGTCGCCCGCGACGGCGAACGAGTGCACGCGCGCCCGTGGCCGCAGCCCTCGCCGCTCGGCGGCTCCCTCCGACATCACCAGGACGGCGGCGGCGCCATCGTTGACCGGGGAGCTGTTCCCGGCGGTGACCTTCCACTCGATCCCCGGGAAGCGACGGTTCCAGTGGTCGTCCTCGAACGCCGTCATCAGCCCGGCGAGCGTCTCTGGCGTGGTGGCGGGTCGGATCGTCTCGTCGGTGGCGAGGTCGCTGACGCGTACCACCTCGTCGTCGAACAGACCGTCCTTCCATGCCCCTGCGGCGCGCACGTGCGACTCAGCCGCGAACTCGTCGAGCTGAGCGCGGGAGAAGCCCCATCTCCTGGCGATGAGCTCGGCCGAGACCCCCTGAGGGATCAAGCCCGGCGCATATCGCTCAGCCACCGACGGGCCTGCGAAGTCCTTGCCCAGGAACTGTGACCCGATCGGGATGCGAGACATCGACTCGACACCCGAAGCCACCGCGACGTCGTACGCACCTGCGATGACACCCTGCGCGGCAAAGTGCAGCGCCTGCTGGCTGGATCCGCACTGGCGATCCACCGTGACTCCGGGGACCGACTCGGGGTAGCCGGCGGCGAGCAGTGCCCACCGTGCCGTGTTGCCCGACTGTTCCCCGACCTGACCCACGGCGCCGCTGATGACGTCGTCGATCGTGCCGGGGTCGATCCCGGTGCGCTCGACCAGGGCGCGGAGCGGTGCGGCGTGCAGCTCGACCGGGTGGATGTCGGCGTACGCGCCGCCGGGCTTGCCTCGTCCGAGCGGGGTGCGGACGGCGTCGACGATGACGGCTGAGGTCATGAGTAGTCCCTTCGATTGATCGGCGCCGACGACGCGCTGCGCGCCGGGCAGGATCATCATCACACAGAAACTCTGTAAATCATAGTGACTCAGTCATTTTTTCATAGTGATATCGTTGACGCGAGACAACTGCTGCAAGCAGACCTTCTGGAAGGCGGTCATCATGGGGAGCTGGTCGGACGTCGCGGACACGGTGTGCCCCGTCGCGCGGTCGAGCGCGGTCATCGGGGAGCGCTGGACCTTGGTGATCATGCGCGAGTTGGCAATGGGCAACACACGTTTCGACAGCCTGCAGGTCCAGACCTCCGCTTCGCCCCAGATGCTGACAGAGCGCCTGAAGCAACTCGAATCGGACGGGATGCTCGAACGTCACGCCTACAGCGAGCGGCCGCGCCGTTACGAGTACCGGCTGACCGACAAGGGCAGCGCATTCGGATCTGTACTGCTCGCCCTGAGGGCATGGGGCGAGACGTGGTGCAAGGAGCCCGACGACGAGCTGGCCGTCCACGTCATCCACAGGGCATGCGGTCACGAGGTCGGCCTGAACGGCACGGTGTGCGAGGGCTGCGGTAAACCCTTCACAGTCGGTGACACACTCGACACACCCGGCGAAGCCTTCGCTCGCGAACGTAGCGACAGGACGAAAGCGGCCGCCGCCAACCATCCTTCCTGACGCCGTCCGCGCGGCGATCGGCGCGACGATCGGCAGACCCCATGTCCTGCAGGATCGGATCATGTCGCCGAAATCAGTAGCTTGTCGCTCATAATATTACGTTTGACAGACAATGGACTCGAGAGTTGACGACGGGGCAACTGCCCGCGTTCGGGAAGGTCGGAGGAACCGGTGGCGCGCTACAGCACGGACCACAAGCAAGAAACACCCGAGCGGATCGTGGAGGCGGCGGGACCTGCCCGATCGAAGAGAGCCATCATGACCTCAGCCGTCATCGTCGACGCCGTCCGCTATTTCACCGGAGGCACCCGATGAGCACAATCGTCCCCATTCCCCGCACACACAACCCGTTCAGCCGCGACGGCGTAACGGTCGACTCCGTCAACGGCCCGGAGTACGCCGACCTGCCGGACTCGTTGCTCGCGCTCCTGCGCAGCCGGATGGAGGGCTCACCCGGCGTCGAGGCGGTCGCTGAGCTGGGCGGGGAGCGGCTGACCTACCGGCAGCTCTGGGACCGCGCGGCGCGGGTCGCGGGCGGCCTGCGCGCCCACGGCGTCGAGCACGGCGACCGGGTCGCAATCCGCTACCCGGCCGGCATCTCGTGGGTGCTGGCGTTCTGGGGCACCCTGATGGCCGGCGCCGTGGTGGTCGCCGTCAACACCCGCTCGTCCGTCTCCGAGGTCGAGTTCGTGCTCGGTGACTCCGGCACCAAGGTCGATCTCGCCCCCGAGACCCCGCTGCCCGACGCCGAGGCGTACGTCGCCGAGGGCCTGGGCCTCGACGACGTGGCCGCACTCTTCTACACCTCCGGCACGACCGGCACACCGAAGGGCGTTCCGGTCGTGCACCGCGCGTTCCTGAGCAACGCCCAGAACATGATCCGCACGATCGGCATACCCCCGGATGCGGGAGCGGCGCTGCGCACCCTGATCTCGGTGCCGCTGTTCCATGTCACCGGCTGCAACTCCCAGATGCTGGTGGCAGTCCAGGTCGGCGGCACGGCCGTGATCATGCCCGCGCTGGACCAGGTGCGCCTGATCGAGGCACTGGCGACCGAGCGGATCACCTTCATGGTCACCGTGCCGGCGGTCTATGCGCTGCTCCTGCGCAACCCGGCCTTCGCCGGCGCGGACGTCTCCACCGTGCGTTGGGTCGGGTACGGCGGATCGCCGATCGACCAGAGCCTGGTCGGCGAGCTCCAAACAGCCTTCCGCGGAGCGGAGGTCTTCAACGGCTACGGCATGACAGAGACCGCCTCCTTGATGACGCTGCTGCCCCACGCCGACGCGGTCGAGCACGCCGACTCCGTCGGTTACGCCGTGCCGTCGGTCGACCTGGGCCTCGTCCCGCTCAACGAGGCCGACCCGACGGTCGGCGAGCTCGTGGCCCGCGGCGCGAACGTCACCGACGGCTACTGGCACCGCCCGGAAGTGACGGCCGAGACGACCGTCGACGGGTGGCTGCACACTGGCGACATTGTCCGCGTCGACGACGCCGGGCGCGTCCACATCGTCGACCGCATCAAGGACATCATCAACCGCGGCGGCGAGAACATCTCCAGCTTCGAGGTCGAGTCCGCGCTGGTCGCCTCGCCGGGCGTCCTGGAGGCAGCGGTGCTCGCCGTACCCGACGACGTGATGGGCGAGAAGGTCGGCGCGGTCGTGTACGGCGGCGACGCCGGGGTCGACGTCGCATCGGTCATCGCGCACTGCCGCGAGCAGCTGGCGGACTTCAAGGTCCCGCAGTACGTCGCGGTAGCCACCGAGCCGCTGCCGCGCAACGCTGGGGGCAAACTGCTCAAGGCCAACCTGCGGGCCACGATCGGCTGGGGCAATCCACTGCGATGACGGCAGTCCGTGACCAAGTCCGAGTCCGCCGACGAGAGTCCGGCCCGCGCGAGCTGCGAGGCCGGGGTGTGTCAATTTAACGGCCCTGTCTCACATTCGGTGGTGACGGAGAGTTGTGAGGGTCGATGACCATCATGTGATGGATGTCAACGAGCTTGTGTAGACGGTGTTTTCGGGTCTGTCCCCGCTGGTCATAGAGGATGTGGCCGACGAGGGTGAGCGGATCGTGGTGCGGGCGCGGACTCTGCAGGAGGCCGCGGTCTGTCCGGTGTGCGGGGCCTCGTCGGAGCGCTGCATGGCTATCACTGGCGGACGGTGGCCGACGTTCCGGTCGACGGGCGACAGGTGGTGGTCCGTGTCCGGGTGCGGCGTCTGGTGTGTCCCACGCGAGGCTGCTGCCACACCTTCCGCGAGCAGGTGCCCGGGGTGCTGGAGCGATACCAGCGACGCACCGCTCGTCTGACCACGCAGGTCAAGGCCGTGGTCAAAGAGTTAGCGGGCCGGCCGGGATCACGTTTGCCGGCGATACTCGCGGTGGGCCTGTCGCGTCACACGATCCTGCGCACCCTGCGCATCCCATTGCCGACCGGGAGGACGGGCCACGCGCCCGAACCACCCTGGAACGCTGGCACCAGGTCGACGACCTGCTCGGATAACCATACCCCGCGCGTCCCGTCCTTGTTCACGCCTGCCCAACGCGTCCTGCGCCGCGCACACGCCTCCTAGTGTCGGCGCCAGGACATCCGCCCCGACGTACCTACCGGCCCGCACGCACCCGCGCCAACCGTGCACGGGGCCGCCCCTCGCTCACCGGGCCGGGCACTCCACAGACCAGTGCCACAACCGTGCAGGCCTCCCGCCGGTGCTCCGGACACTCCCGCCACGGGTCGTCGTGGCCAGGGCGGCGAAGTGCCCGCTTTCGCGGGTTACAGCTCGCTGCGTTGCCACTGTTTGTGTTCGTCGTCGTGTGCGGCCTCGTCGGCCGTACGGTGACGCACCTACTCGACCCAGGCCACGGCGAGTTCGCCGAAGACCTGCATGTTGCCAGGGGAGGTCCCGTCGTTCTCGGTGAACAGGGCCAGCAGCTCGGCGGCGGCCGGGCTGTCCTGGTCGCAGGTGGCGCACAGCACGGCTTCCTTGTAGCCGTGCACCTTCGCATCGCGCCCGTTCACGATGGTGCTCGGAAACTGCGCCATAACCTGAAGATTGCGCATCGCATCATTTCCGCGGACGACCGCATGGTCCTGGCCGGCGCCATGGCCATGGACGAACAGCAGGCCAAGGCACCCGCCTCACCGAACCGTTCGGCGAGAAGATCGAGATCCCCGCGACGTTTACTGCACACTCGACACTGCTGGTTTCCAGGCACCAGAGGCCCGAAGCGTGACACGCAGGCGTGTGCCGTCGGCAGGCGTGTGCCGTCGGCAGACGGGATCCCGCATGGCTGACGGCTCCGCGGCCGTCGTGCCCCCGAGGGGGCAGGTCAGGTTCGGCGGGCCTCGGCGTCGCGTCTGGCAGCTGCGCTCCTGGCCTCGCGTTCCTGTGCGAAGGCCGCGCTGAGTTCAGCCGTCACTTCGTTCATGGTGAAGGGTTCGCCGCA
It includes:
- the istA gene encoding IS21 family transposase is translated as MTDLMELFRHWHAGRSQVQISTALGIDRKTIRKYLAPALAAGLAHGEGGKFDEALWRELISGWFPEVGDPSARAVTWPAIAAHHDWINGQLTASVTVATIAQRLRDDHGVAVSESTVRRYVAARFADQVAETKVTVPRGPVPPGDEAQVDYGKLGMWRDPATDRRVAVWAFAMILTCSRMLFVQPVLRMDQTSWCASHVAAFELFGGVPARMVCDNLKTGVDRPDLYDPKINRAYAELARFYGLLIDPARAGKPKDKPRIERPMPYIRDSFFKGREFTSLAQMQDAALAWCTDVYGRHQHRGLDGAQPTAVFEAIEKHRLTQLPPRPFEPVLYQAGKVAPDCHVKAGKALYSVPWRLIGQQVLIRTSGDVVQIFHTEQVVATHVLHLSGRSTNPEHYPPHKIAYTLQTVSWCRAQAEQIGPGAVAVVAELSQVNALHRLRAIQGIVRLRDRYEDRRLNAACARALEVGDPSYRTVKGILAAGTEHDGQPAPAAAPAPAFLRGPDAFDAERTA
- the istB gene encoding IS21-like element helper ATPase IstB, which gives rise to MTIHDPSLRAALKTLKLTGMLDTLDARLAQTRDGQLGHLEFLQVLCEDEIARRETAALARRLRRARFEQQATFEDFDFTANPKLPAAMLRDLAALRWLDAGESVILYGPVGVGKTHVAQALGHHVARRGGDVRFVKCSRMLADLAGGHADRTIGQRMREYTRPLVLIIDDFAMREHTTTQSDDLYDLVSDRAIAGKPLILTSNRAPKDWYPLFPNPVVAESLLDRLINTSHQTLMDGPSYRPRKRPGHRTAGAT
- a CDS encoding thiolase family protein: MTSAVIVDAVRTPLGRGKPGGAYADIHPVELHAAPLRALVERTGIDPGTIDDVISGAVGQVGEQSGNTARWALLAAGYPESVPGVTVDRQCGSSQQALHFAAQGVIAGAYDVAVASGVESMSRIPIGSQFLGKDFAGPSVAERYAPGLIPQGVSAELIARRWGFSRAQLDEFAAESHVRAAGAWKDGLFDDEVVRVSDLATDETIRPATTPETLAGLMTAFEDDHWNRRFPGIEWKVTAGNSSPVNDGAAAVLVMSEGAAERRGLRPRARVHSFAVAGDDPIFMLTGIIPATQKVLDRAGLTVDDIDVFEVNEAFASVVLAWQAETRAPLEKVNVNGGAIAIGHPLGGSGARLATTCRPSRNSPGVSVT
- a CDS encoding helix-turn-helix domain-containing protein, translated to MTRDNCCKQTFWKAVIMGSWSDVADTVCPVARSSAVIGERWTLVIMRELAMGNTRFDSLQVQTSASPQMLTERLKQLESDGMLERHAYSERPRRYEYRLTDKGSAFGSVLLALRAWGETWCKEPDDELAVHVIHRACGHEVGLNGTVCEGCGKPFTVGDTLDTPGEAFARERSDRTKAAAANHPS
- a CDS encoding class I adenylate-forming enzyme family protein, with amino-acid sequence MSTIVPIPRTHNPFSRDGVTVDSVNGPEYADLPDSLLALLRSRMEGSPGVEAVAELGGERLTYRQLWDRAARVAGGLRAHGVEHGDRVAIRYPAGISWVLAFWGTLMAGAVVVAVNTRSSVSEVEFVLGDSGTKVDLAPETPLPDAEAYVAEGLGLDDVAALFYTSGTTGTPKGVPVVHRAFLSNAQNMIRTIGIPPDAGAALRTLISVPLFHVTGCNSQMLVAVQVGGTAVIMPALDQVRLIEALATERITFMVTVPAVYALLLRNPAFAGADVSTVRWVGYGGSPIDQSLVGELQTAFRGAEVFNGYGMTETASLMTLLPHADAVEHADSVGYAVPSVDLGLVPLNEADPTVGELVARGANVTDGYWHRPEVTAETTVDGWLHTGDIVRVDDAGRVHIVDRIKDIINRGGENISSFEVESALVASPGVLEAAVLAVPDDVMGEKVGAVVYGGDAGVDVASVIAHCREQLADFKVPQYVAVATEPLPRNAGGKLLKANLRATIGWGNPLR
- a CDS encoding DUF6300 family protein, translated to MAQFPSTIVNGRDAKVHGYKEAVLCATCDQDSPAAAELLALFTENDGTSPGNMQVFGELAVAWVE